One stretch of Streptomyces hygroscopicus DNA includes these proteins:
- a CDS encoding SAM-dependent methyltransferase, which translates to MAESKSTPITAELYEYVLRHNPPLDPVLRELVEVTHRSLPQQAGMQSAEEQAPLLAFLVRLTGARHIVEVGTFTGFSALAMAQALPADGRLIACDVSEEWTAYGRKAWAKAGVEARIDLRIAPALDTLRAMPAEPHIDLAYLDADKPNYIPYWEELVPRMNPGGLIVADNVFYHGAVMASAPSTAGAAIQAFNDHVAADVRMEAVMLTVADGLTLARRLG; encoded by the coding sequence ATGGCCGAGAGCAAGAGCACACCGATCACGGCCGAGCTGTACGAGTACGTCCTGCGGCACAATCCGCCGCTCGACCCCGTGCTGCGCGAGCTGGTCGAGGTCACCCACCGCAGCCTCCCCCAGCAGGCCGGGATGCAGTCCGCCGAGGAGCAGGCCCCGCTGCTGGCCTTCCTGGTCCGGCTGACCGGCGCCCGCCATATCGTCGAGGTCGGCACCTTCACCGGCTTCTCCGCGCTGGCCATGGCCCAGGCGCTGCCCGCCGACGGCAGGCTGATCGCCTGCGATGTGTCGGAGGAGTGGACGGCGTACGGGCGGAAGGCGTGGGCCAAGGCCGGTGTCGAGGCCCGCATCGACCTGCGGATCGCGCCCGCGCTGGACACTCTGCGCGCGATGCCCGCCGAGCCCCATATCGACCTCGCCTATCTCGACGCGGACAAGCCGAACTACATCCCGTACTGGGAGGAGCTGGTCCCGCGGATGAACCCTGGCGGTCTGATCGTCGCGGACAACGTGTTCTACCACGGGGCCGTCATGGCCTCGGCGCCGTCGACCGCGGGCGCCGCGATCCAGGCGTTCAACGATCATGTGGCGGCGGACGTCCGGATGGAGGCGGTCATGCTCACCGTCGCCGACGGCCTGACGCTCGCGCGCCGACTCGGCTGA